The Niastella koreensis GR20-10 genome includes a window with the following:
- the nirB gene encoding nitrite reductase large subunit NirB, with the protein MKIVVIGNGMVGYKFCEKLTAKAQSGQIELVVFGEETRPAYDRVHLSEYFAGKTAEDLTMAGLDWYAERNIKLYLGDPISYIDREQKTVRSHHGITESYDYLVLATGSAAFVPPIPGVEKEGVFIYRTIEDLELMTAYAKKAKTGAVIGGGLLGLEAAKAMIDLGVTNTHVIEFAPRLMPRQIDEAGSNILKAKLESLGLSIHTSKNTSEILGDQFINGMQFSDDTKLDVDMLVISAGIKPRDELAKLAGLETGHRGGIVVNDKLTTADPFIFAIGECALHGGMIYGLVAPGYEMAEVVAANLMGGDKSFTGFDMSTKLKLIGVDVASFGDPFVAHTEGRSIVLEDSMKGVYKRINISNDGKYLLGGILVGDAEAYNMLLQTSKNKVVLPPNPEDVILGARGGSGGEGGAGITSLPDDALICSCESVSKGDICKAVCDGNETMDAIKKCTKAGTGCGGCVPMVKDLINHTLKSQGKYVRNVICEHFNYSRQELYDLVKVHKLMTFDEVLNKLGTGDGCELCKPPVASILASLWNEMILAKGNDTAQDSNDRFLANIQKGGTYSVVPRIPGGEITPEKLIVIGEVAKKYNLYTKITGGQRIDLFGAHVSDLPAIWSELIAAGFESGHAYGKALRTVKSCVGSTWCRFGLHDSVSFAIRIEERYRGLRAPHKLKSAVSGCIRECAEAQSKDFGIIATEKGWNLYVCGNGGSKPQHALLLATDLDSETCIKYIDRFLMFYIKTADPLTRTATWLNKMEGGIDYLKNVVVNDSLGIAEQLEAEMQLLVDNYKCEWKEAVENPEIRKRFSHFVNAPAEKDPSIQFEPMREQKKAKEWK; encoded by the coding sequence ATGAAAATAGTAGTTATCGGCAATGGAATGGTTGGATACAAGTTTTGTGAAAAGCTAACAGCCAAAGCCCAATCAGGGCAAATAGAATTAGTGGTTTTTGGTGAAGAAACCCGCCCGGCTTACGATCGCGTTCATTTGAGTGAATACTTTGCTGGTAAAACAGCTGAAGACCTCACAATGGCAGGTCTTGACTGGTATGCCGAAAGAAATATCAAATTGTATTTAGGAGATCCCATCTCTTATATAGATCGCGAACAAAAAACTGTTCGTTCTCACCACGGTATTACCGAATCTTACGATTACCTGGTGCTGGCCACCGGCTCAGCCGCCTTTGTTCCGCCCATCCCCGGCGTTGAAAAAGAAGGCGTATTTATTTACCGCACTATCGAGGACCTGGAACTGATGACGGCCTATGCTAAAAAGGCAAAGACCGGTGCAGTAATTGGTGGCGGTTTGCTGGGTCTGGAAGCGGCTAAAGCCATGATAGACCTGGGTGTTACCAATACCCACGTAATTGAATTTGCTCCCCGTCTTATGCCCCGGCAAATTGACGAAGCCGGTTCCAACATCTTAAAAGCAAAGCTGGAATCACTGGGGCTTTCCATTCATACAAGTAAGAATACGTCTGAGATCCTGGGCGATCAGTTTATAAATGGTATGCAGTTCTCGGACGATACCAAACTGGATGTTGACATGCTGGTGATCTCTGCCGGTATTAAACCACGCGATGAGTTGGCGAAACTGGCCGGTTTGGAAACCGGGCACCGTGGCGGTATAGTAGTGAACGATAAATTAACAACCGCCGATCCATTCATCTTTGCCATTGGCGAATGTGCTTTGCATGGCGGAATGATCTACGGTTTGGTGGCGCCCGGTTATGAAATGGCCGAAGTGGTAGCTGCCAACCTGATGGGCGGCGACAAATCGTTCACCGGGTTCGATATGAGCACCAAGCTGAAACTGATTGGTGTTGATGTGGCCAGCTTTGGTGATCCGTTTGTGGCGCATACCGAAGGCCGAAGCATAGTGTTGGAAGACAGCATGAAGGGTGTTTACAAACGCATTAATATTTCAAACGACGGAAAATATTTATTAGGCGGTATCCTGGTGGGTGATGCGGAAGCCTATAATATGTTACTGCAAACCAGCAAGAACAAAGTGGTATTGCCGCCCAATCCGGAGGATGTGATCCTTGGCGCCCGCGGCGGTTCTGGTGGCGAAGGCGGCGCCGGTATTACCAGCCTGCCCGATGATGCGCTGATCTGCAGTTGCGAAAGCGTTTCAAAAGGCGATATCTGCAAGGCGGTATGTGATGGCAACGAAACCATGGACGCTATTAAGAAATGTACCAAAGCAGGTACCGGTTGCGGTGGTTGCGTTCCCATGGTAAAAGACCTCATTAACCATACGCTTAAATCACAGGGAAAATATGTACGCAATGTAATCTGCGAACACTTTAACTACAGCCGTCAGGAATTGTACGACCTGGTGAAAGTGCATAAGCTGATGACGTTTGATGAAGTGTTGAATAAACTGGGTACAGGCGATGGCTGCGAATTGTGTAAACCTCCTGTTGCCTCTATTTTGGCCAGTTTGTGGAATGAGATGATCCTGGCTAAAGGAAACGATACCGCGCAGGACAGCAACGACCGCTTTTTAGCCAACATTCAAAAGGGCGGTACCTATTCAGTAGTGCCCCGTATTCCCGGTGGAGAAATTACACCTGAAAAACTGATCGTAATCGGAGAGGTAGCTAAGAAATACAATCTTTATACAAAAATTACCGGCGGTCAGCGTATCGATCTATTCGGTGCACACGTAAGTGATCTGCCTGCAATCTGGAGTGAACTGATCGCGGCAGGTTTCGAAAGCGGCCATGCTTATGGTAAAGCCTTACGCACGGTAAAAAGCTGCGTAGGCAGCACCTGGTGCCGGTTTGGTTTGCACGACAGTGTTAGTTTCGCTATCCGGATCGAGGAGAGATACCGTGGCCTGCGTGCGCCTCATAAATTGAAATCAGCTGTATCGGGTTGTATTCGCGAATGTGCCGAAGCGCAAAGCAAAGACTTTGGCATTATTGCTACCGAAAAAGGCTGGAACCTGTATGTGTGCGGAAACGGCGGTTCAAAACCACAACACGCCTTATTGCTGGCTACCGATCTGGATTCAGAAACCTGTATTAAATACATCGATCGCTTTTTGATGTTCTATATAAAAACCGCTGACCCCTTAACCCGTACTGCTACGTGGTTGAATAAAATGGAAGGCGGGATAGATTATCTGAAAAATGTAGTAGTGAATGACAGCTTAGGCATAGCTGAACAGCTGGAGGCAGAAATGCAATTGCTGGTAGATAATTACAAATGCGAATGGAAGGAAGCGGTTGAGAATCCTGAGATCCGGAAACGTTTTTCGCATTTTGTAAATGCGCCTGCAGAGAAAGATCCTTCCATTCAGTTTGAACCCATGCGGGAACAGAAAAAAGCGAAGGAGTGGAAGTAG
- a CDS encoding PKD domain-containing protein produces MNHNTTRRKFLRDTSLTATGVAIATQLGAKKQEIRASVVKCAPRQTFALEGTISTVQSGNWSDPGTWGGKLPGPSDIPLISSGHTVTYDLTTASYAGVSVSSGATLQFDSNNSRTLQTSGNVVVEGKLTMRPSSASVIQLLQFININESNFVGGGMDVLTTDVGLWAMGSGILDLVGTTKTAFVRASGNIAAGATSINLNSSPTGWQVGDEISIAPTDSPAVGDAYLTGFDERTIKSISGSSITLSAATLRAHPQINNMWTAEVINLTRNVRVEGTAKGRTHIFIRSSVPQSISNIQIRYIGPRKDRGGDSTAEFVLGRYGIHFHHCDNGSVGSVVEGCVVRDTGSHCYVPHASNGITMKGNVAYNGMEIAFWWDVLDLTHAITWDGNLVAISNFIHNALDVDSSDAPTFASSGFLLGIGDDNVCNNNVVIGTTGDFRAGGAYYWMEGKIESIWEFKNNMAHNCHCGLISWQNNLKNHINHDSIIYNCGMGIYHGAYTNTYLYTGGYIYNSLITIKASSGNSNALKFQNLIIDAAGQDYAIVLDEGPLDGARPVFIRNCTITGHKVAGIMNASPQALKDLDIIMCTTSGIAGGALALASSAVDYLLSPVASSTENIRVQPISGTPYMLTKSGKSTIAPFAATIWGNGLGLKGDYFSDAALSKPVFSRIDPNISFVDWTELGVNYRITSNTYSIRWTGKIMAQFTEAYTFTLETGGGVRFWVDGKLLLDSWKEMYPGQLNATAINLVAGQKYDIKIEHFNTDDRMGMGLYWSSPSTIMEYVPMDQLFADPIGTTPPPTTNQPPVANAGTDMTITLPANTVTLDGTASKDPDGTIKTYAWAKTGGPSQYNITSAGAATTTVTGLAAGVYVFRLTVTDDKGATATDDVTVTVQAANLAPVANAGADINLTLPNNSATLNGGASKDPDGTIATYAWTKVSGPSNFTFANASSAATAVSGLVAGTYVFRLTVTDDKGATAYDDVNVIVSNTTTPANQAPVSNAGADQVITLPTNSVTLNGSGSKDPDGSITKYLWTQSGGPNTALIASVGSAITVVSNLVVGTYVFSLTVTDNSGATAKDDVTIVVNDVTSPGNQPPVANAGNDVTVQLPNAGITLDGSQSYDADGKIVAYKWVKISGPTTFTLLTPSAATTVLNNMVAGTYVFRLTVTDDKGATNTDTVTVTVLGVKQPDLGILTVVASPNPSTTTFKLKITSANTDPIFIHIYDSTGGYVTSIYNVSNNATITVGAYWRPGIYTVVVWQGSIKAITKLVKQ; encoded by the coding sequence ATGAATCACAACACTACTCGAAGGAAGTTCCTCCGTGACACGTCTTTGACTGCTACCGGAGTAGCTATTGCCACCCAATTGGGGGCGAAGAAGCAGGAAATCCGTGCCAGCGTAGTTAAGTGCGCGCCTCGCCAAACATTCGCATTGGAAGGTACTATCTCCACAGTACAATCAGGCAATTGGTCTGATCCCGGGACCTGGGGTGGTAAATTACCCGGTCCTTCAGACATCCCACTCATTTCATCAGGGCATACAGTTACTTACGATTTAACAACGGCAAGTTATGCAGGTGTAAGTGTAAGCAGTGGAGCCACATTACAGTTCGACAGCAACAATAGCAGAACGTTGCAGACTTCAGGTAATGTAGTAGTAGAAGGTAAATTAACAATGCGTCCCTCATCTGCCAGTGTAATTCAATTATTACAATTTATTAATATCAACGAAAGCAATTTCGTTGGTGGCGGTATGGATGTGTTGACCACAGATGTTGGCTTGTGGGCAATGGGATCAGGTATTCTGGATCTGGTAGGAACCACCAAAACTGCGTTTGTACGTGCCTCAGGCAACATTGCCGCTGGCGCCACCAGCATTAATTTAAACAGCTCTCCAACAGGCTGGCAGGTGGGCGATGAAATCAGCATCGCACCAACCGATTCACCTGCTGTGGGCGACGCTTATCTTACAGGCTTTGATGAGCGGACTATCAAAAGTATTTCGGGATCATCAATTACCTTAAGCGCGGCTACCTTGCGTGCGCATCCACAGATCAATAACATGTGGACTGCAGAGGTAATTAACCTTACAAGAAACGTGCGGGTTGAAGGAACTGCCAAGGGCAGAACGCACATTTTTATTCGTTCTTCTGTACCACAATCAATTTCGAACATCCAGATCCGGTACATCGGTCCCCGCAAAGACCGTGGTGGCGACTCTACCGCGGAGTTTGTTTTGGGAAGATATGGCATTCACTTTCACCACTGTGATAACGGCAGCGTAGGATCGGTGGTAGAAGGTTGTGTAGTGCGCGACACCGGCAGCCACTGCTATGTACCCCACGCCTCGAATGGCATAACCATGAAGGGCAACGTAGCCTACAATGGAATGGAGATCGCCTTCTGGTGGGATGTACTTGACTTAACACATGCTATTACCTGGGATGGTAACCTGGTGGCCATCAGTAATTTCATTCACAATGCGCTCGATGTGGATTCCAGTGATGCACCCACTTTTGCATCCAGCGGTTTCTTATTAGGAATTGGTGACGACAACGTTTGCAACAATAACGTAGTAATAGGCACTACCGGCGACTTTAGGGCAGGTGGCGCTTATTACTGGATGGAAGGAAAGATTGAAAGCATTTGGGAATTCAAGAACAACATGGCCCACAACTGCCATTGCGGTCTGATCTCCTGGCAAAACAACCTGAAGAACCACATCAATCACGATTCCATCATATATAATTGTGGAATGGGCATTTACCACGGTGCTTATACAAACACTTATTTGTACACTGGTGGTTATATTTACAACAGCCTGATAACAATCAAAGCATCATCTGGAAACAGCAATGCATTAAAGTTCCAGAACCTGATCATCGATGCAGCTGGTCAGGATTATGCCATTGTGCTGGACGAAGGTCCTTTGGATGGAGCCAGACCGGTATTTATCAGAAACTGTACCATTACAGGTCACAAAGTAGCAGGTATTATGAACGCCTCACCACAGGCGTTGAAAGACCTTGATATCATCATGTGTACCACATCTGGTATTGCAGGTGGCGCGCTGGCCCTGGCCTCAAGCGCAGTGGATTATCTGCTGAGTCCAGTTGCATCCTCCACTGAGAACATCAGGGTTCAACCCATTTCCGGCACACCTTATATGCTTACCAAATCAGGTAAATCAACCATTGCCCCGTTTGCAGCTACTATCTGGGGAAATGGACTTGGTTTGAAAGGCGATTATTTCAGTGATGCCGCCTTATCGAAGCCCGTATTTTCAAGAATAGATCCCAATATCAGCTTCGTTGACTGGACAGAGCTTGGGGTAAATTATAGAATCACAAGTAATACCTACTCAATACGCTGGACTGGAAAAATAATGGCCCAGTTCACTGAAGCTTACACCTTCACGCTGGAAACAGGCGGAGGGGTACGGTTTTGGGTAGATGGTAAGCTTCTTCTTGATAGCTGGAAGGAAATGTACCCCGGTCAATTGAATGCTACCGCCATTAACCTGGTAGCAGGCCAGAAGTACGATATCAAGATAGAACATTTCAATACAGACGACCGTATGGGAATGGGTTTGTACTGGTCGAGCCCCAGTACAATAATGGAGTATGTTCCTATGGACCAGCTTTTCGCTGATCCTATTGGCACCACCCCACCACCTACAACCAATCAACCACCAGTTGCCAATGCCGGAACTGATATGACCATTACGTTACCTGCAAACACAGTAACCCTGGATGGAACAGCTTCGAAAGATCCGGATGGAACTATCAAAACCTACGCATGGGCAAAAACCGGCGGTCCTTCGCAATACAACATTACCAGCGCAGGCGCCGCAACCACAACCGTAACCGGTTTGGCCGCAGGTGTATATGTATTCCGCTTAACAGTAACCGATGATAAAGGCGCAACAGCTACAGACGACGTAACGGTAACTGTACAGGCTGCAAACCTGGCGCCGGTAGCCAATGCAGGTGCTGACATTAATCTTACCCTTCCCAATAACAGCGCAACGCTGAATGGCGGGGCGTCAAAAGACCCTGATGGCACTATTGCAACATATGCCTGGACAAAAGTTAGCGGGCCTTCCAATTTTACTTTTGCCAATGCCAGCTCTGCAGCAACAGCAGTAAGTGGACTGGTAGCAGGTACTTATGTGTTTCGCTTAACTGTAACCGACGATAAAGGTGCAACTGCTTATGATGATGTGAACGTGATCGTAAGTAATACCACTACACCAGCCAACCAGGCACCTGTATCCAATGCAGGAGCTGACCAGGTAATTACCCTGCCAACAAACAGCGTAACCCTGAATGGTTCCGGTTCAAAAGATCCTGATGGTTCAATTACCAAATATCTTTGGACACAATCAGGCGGACCAAATACGGCCCTGATCGCCAGTGTGGGTTCTGCCATTACAGTGGTAAGCAACCTGGTAGTAGGTACGTATGTGTTCAGTTTAACTGTAACTGATAACAGCGGCGCCACGGCCAAAGATGATGTTACCATCGTGGTGAACGACGTAACATCACCAGGTAACCAGCCTCCGGTAGCCAATGCCGGCAATGATGTTACCGTACAGCTGCCAAACGCCGGCATTACGCTGGATGGATCGCAGTCTTATGATGCTGATGGTAAGATCGTTGCCTACAAATGGGTGAAAATAAGTGGACCTACCACCTTCACTTTGTTAACCCCATCGGCAGCCACCACAGTGTTGAACAACATGGTTGCCGGTACTTATGTATTCAGGCTTACTGTTACCGACGATAAAGGCGCCACCAACACCGATACCGTTACCGTAACCGTGCTTGGAGTAAAACAACCAGACCTGGGTATTTTAACAGTTGTTGCTTCGCCCAACCCTTCAACTACCACATTCAAATTGAAGATCACCAGTGCGAATACAGATCCGATCTTTATTCACATTTATGATTCAACCGGCGGGTATGTTACCTCTATCTATAATGTAAGCAATAATGCCACAATTACTGTGGGGGCTTACTGGAGACCGGGTATATACACCGTGGTTGTATGGCAGGGAAGTATCAAAGCAATTACTAAGTTAGTGAAGCAGTAA
- the cobA gene encoding uroporphyrinogen-III C-methyltransferase — translation MAVLTVEPELIVAGAGAGDPELITLKAYKLLQEVPVVLYDNLVNKSLLDYTKPGCENIYVGKLPYGDYTPQEQIHELIKEKAFSKGRVLRLKGGDPFIFGRGFEEILFARQHGIKTTFIPGITSMQASGLYDIPLTFRNISESIWVVTGTKKDGSLSADLQLAIQSKATVVIYMGMKKLPEIASIYIDKGYGDMPAAIIHYASTPQHKLVRSAIKDLPQLALEQHITHPALIIIGPVTNADLLAGTE, via the coding sequence GTGGCTGTATTAACCGTAGAACCCGAATTAATAGTAGCAGGCGCCGGCGCCGGCGATCCGGAACTCATTACCCTGAAAGCATACAAACTTTTACAGGAAGTACCGGTTGTATTGTACGATAACCTGGTAAATAAGTCATTGCTCGATTATACCAAACCTGGTTGTGAAAACATTTATGTAGGTAAGCTTCCCTATGGCGATTATACGCCGCAGGAACAAATACATGAATTGATAAAAGAAAAGGCTTTTTCAAAAGGCAGGGTATTGCGGTTAAAGGGCGGAGATCCTTTTATTTTTGGAAGAGGGTTTGAAGAAATATTGTTTGCCCGCCAACATGGAATAAAAACAACGTTCATTCCCGGTATTACCAGTATGCAGGCCAGTGGCTTGTACGACATTCCTTTAACCTTTCGTAATATCAGCGAAAGTATATGGGTAGTTACCGGTACTAAAAAAGATGGCTCTTTATCTGCCGATCTGCAGCTGGCCATACAAAGCAAAGCCACCGTTGTTATTTATATGGGTATGAAAAAGCTGCCTGAAATTGCCAGCATATATATCGATAAGGGTTATGGTGATATGCCTGCTGCTATCATTCATTATGCGTCAACGCCGCAACATAAACTTGTCAGGAGCGCCATCAAAGACCTGCCACAGCTGGCGCTGGAACAACACATAACTCATCCGGCGCTTATCATCATTGGTCCGGTTACAAATGCAGATTTATTGGCGGGCACCGAATAA
- the nirD gene encoding nitrite reductase small subunit NirD — translation MIQENVLTWFLACRTTDVPENGGVCVKYHDEQIALFNFSRRGEWYATQNMCPHRMQMAISRGMIGTQNSEPKVACPFHKKTFSLATGKCLSGDDCGDLKTYPVKIENDLVYIGIEE, via the coding sequence ATGATCCAAGAAAACGTACTTACCTGGTTTTTAGCCTGCCGTACTACAGATGTGCCTGAAAACGGAGGTGTTTGTGTAAAGTATCACGACGAACAAATTGCGCTCTTCAATTTCAGTCGCCGCGGCGAATGGTATGCCACCCAGAATATGTGCCCGCACCGCATGCAAATGGCCATAAGCCGGGGAATGATAGGAACACAAAACAGCGAACCCAAAGTGGCATGTCCCTTTCACAAAAAAACCTTCTCATTGGCTACCGGTAAATGTTTGAGTGGCGATGATTGCGGCGATTTAAAGACCTATCCGGTAAAAATAGAAAATGACCTGGTATATATAGGAATTGAAGAATAA
- a CDS encoding alginate export family protein, protein MAVTGVAYLLGKPANSFAQFSLAGQLRTRTEVRDGYGTLNAKGTDPAFLTSQRARLIFGYKWDRVNFNFSVQDVRVWGQDASTINNADGNKLMVHEAWAEVTLMNAADTTIKTKGIDNLSFKIGRQALIYDDTRLLGDLDWLQQGRRHDALLIKAMHHGWQVDLGAGFNQNTDAFGYTGTGYIAGNVPPYVTNSLGTLVATPAGLLPLAPNGAISAASSKAGTPVLANNVSTNGMNQQYKSMQMLYVSRKFGQVKFAGLFFKDDFAKYRLDSTGTAATGYVYGRRYDVKGVNSRLTYGLLINGSFGKGTGLKNAFQVGAYFQSGKDRDGKDLNASHYTASLTLQSGKISFGPGYEYLSGNSTTTAATETHRFDPLYGTPHRFWGYMDYYYVGTGSPVGGLQDAYFKVKYQATRFFVSLDAHNFMLAQNVANAGDPDKANIDKNLGYEFDFIANYSLNKFTTLELGYSYMKANNSTEYVKRATMDQARHNANWAYLMINIKPDFFFKKQ, encoded by the coding sequence ATGGCAGTAACCGGAGTAGCATATTTACTGGGAAAGCCTGCTAACAGTTTTGCGCAATTTTCACTGGCAGGACAGTTGCGCACGCGTACCGAAGTACGTGATGGCTATGGCACTCTCAATGCAAAAGGTACTGACCCTGCTTTTTTAACCTCTCAACGCGCCCGCCTTATCTTTGGCTACAAGTGGGACCGTGTAAACTTCAATTTCTCTGTTCAGGACGTTCGGGTGTGGGGACAGGATGCTTCCACGATCAATAATGCCGATGGAAACAAACTGATGGTGCATGAAGCCTGGGCAGAAGTAACGCTTATGAATGCGGCTGATACCACCATAAAAACAAAAGGTATCGACAATCTTTCTTTTAAAATCGGCCGTCAGGCATTAATATATGACGATACGCGGTTATTAGGCGATTTAGACTGGTTACAACAAGGGCGCCGTCACGATGCATTGTTGATAAAAGCAATGCATCATGGCTGGCAGGTTGACCTGGGCGCCGGATTTAACCAAAACACCGATGCGTTTGGCTATACCGGAACCGGTTATATCGCCGGCAACGTTCCTCCCTATGTTACCAATTCACTGGGCACGCTGGTAGCTACCCCGGCAGGTCTATTACCCCTGGCGCCTAATGGCGCTATCAGCGCGGCCAGCAGCAAGGCTGGTACGCCCGTGCTGGCTAATAATGTAAGTACCAATGGCATGAACCAGCAATACAAAAGCATGCAAATGCTGTATGTAAGCCGCAAGTTCGGCCAGGTGAAATTCGCCGGACTTTTCTTTAAAGATGATTTCGCAAAATACCGCCTCGATTCAACAGGCACTGCTGCTACCGGTTATGTGTATGGCAGAAGGTACGACGTAAAAGGCGTGAACAGCCGCCTTACTTATGGTTTACTCATCAACGGCTCGTTTGGTAAGGGAACAGGATTGAAGAACGCATTCCAGGTAGGTGCTTATTTTCAAAGTGGAAAAGACCGGGATGGAAAAGACCTGAATGCTTCTCATTACACCGCCTCACTCACATTACAATCAGGTAAAATAAGTTTTGGTCCTGGTTATGAATATTTATCAGGCAACAGCACCACAACGGCTGCTACCGAAACACATCGCTTTGATCCCTTATATGGCACACCGCACAGGTTCTGGGGCTATATGGATTACTATTATGTAGGAACAGGTTCACCCGTGGGCGGTTTGCAGGATGCTTATTTTAAGGTTAAATACCAGGCCACCCGTTTTTTTGTAAGCCTGGATGCGCACAATTTTATGCTGGCTCAGAATGTGGCCAATGCAGGCGATCCTGATAAAGCCAATATAGATAAGAATTTAGGCTACGAGTTTGACTTTATAGCCAATTATTCACTCAATAAATTCACCACCCTGGAGCTTGGGTACTCATACATGAAGGCGAACAACAGCACCGAGTATGTTAAAAGAGCTACCATGGACCAGGCAAGGCACAATGCCAACTGGGCGTACCTGATGATTAACATTAAACCAGATTTCTTTTTCAAAAAACAGTAG
- a CDS encoding Crp/Fnr family transcriptional regulator, with amino-acid sequence MKRSKHGCDLKSCFLCKLCSKEWLPAVDAHRQNFHVNKGEVLFTEGSEVTGIYFIYKGTFKVHKKWTEDKELIVRLARNGAILGHRGLGNDVFYPVSATALEPSEVCFIDIGFFQSTLKVNPQFLYELMMFFAGELKESEKKMRNLAHMPVIGRIAQALLSIQSTFGTTPEGFLDINLSRQDLASYTGTTYETVFRLMNELVQEGSITLSGKNICIVDADKLLAHINE; translated from the coding sequence GTGAAACGAAGTAAACATGGTTGTGATCTGAAGAGTTGCTTTTTATGCAAACTCTGCTCAAAGGAATGGCTTCCGGCGGTGGATGCGCATCGCCAGAACTTTCATGTAAATAAAGGTGAAGTGCTTTTTACCGAAGGCAGTGAAGTAACCGGTATATACTTTATATATAAAGGTACCTTCAAGGTTCATAAAAAATGGACAGAGGATAAAGAGCTGATCGTTCGCCTGGCCAGGAATGGCGCCATACTCGGCCATCGTGGTTTGGGTAATGATGTTTTTTATCCCGTATCGGCCACGGCTCTGGAGCCAAGTGAGGTATGCTTTATAGATATTGGCTTTTTTCAATCGACCCTTAAAGTGAACCCACAGTTCCTGTATGAACTGATGATGTTCTTTGCCGGAGAACTGAAGGAGTCTGAAAAAAAGATGCGCAACCTGGCACATATGCCGGTTATTGGCCGGATTGCCCAGGCGTTGTTATCTATTCAGTCAACCTTTGGTACCACCCCGGAAGGGTTTCTTGATATAAACCTCAGCCGCCAGGACCTGGCCTCCTATACCGGCACTACGTATGAAACCGTATTCAGGCTCATGAATGAACTGGTGCAGGAAGGCAGCATTACTTTATCGGGCAAGAACATCTGTATAGTGGATGCCGATAAGCTGTTGGCACATATCAATGAATGA
- a CDS encoding YtxH domain-containing protein, whose protein sequence is MTTTTKVILGLVGAAAVGAAVGMLLAPEKGSDIRKNIKDSAGKWSDKLSDMWQNGKKAADKASSRMQTEM, encoded by the coding sequence ATGACTACAACAACTAAAGTTATTCTGGGCCTGGTGGGTGCTGCTGCTGTTGGCGCCGCAGTGGGAATGTTATTAGCTCCTGAAAAAGGAAGTGATATCAGAAAGAACATTAAGGATTCAGCCGGCAAATGGTCTGACAAACTTAGTGACATGTGGCAAAATGGTAAAAAAGCTGCCGATAAAGCCTCTTCTCGGATGCAAACCGAAATGTAA
- a CDS encoding GNAT family N-acetyltransferase — protein sequence MPAIYNWAWKLSRAADTVAASYLYAGSSDFARSFMVLLNNRLALCQIDICAADKDELYDTYPTSNGDYIIRLLMNTNRSNVRPLHLRALQTCLEYFFLFPEIKQIIAEPEAENKMYNEILLQAGFQQEVQVFSHYAVCNLLVCTRQSFIPE from the coding sequence ATGCCCGCCATATATAACTGGGCATGGAAACTAAGCCGCGCTGCTGATACTGTAGCAGCCAGTTACCTGTATGCAGGCAGTTCTGATTTTGCCCGTTCATTTATGGTATTATTGAATAACCGGCTCGCTCTTTGCCAGATTGATATTTGTGCTGCTGACAAGGACGAGTTATATGATACATATCCAACTTCCAACGGCGATTATATTATACGGCTTCTGATGAACACCAACAGGAGTAACGTTCGCCCCCTACACCTCAGAGCCCTTCAAACCTGTTTGGAATATTTCTTTTTATTCCCTGAGATCAAACAGATCATCGCTGAACCCGAAGCCGAGAATAAAATGTACAACGAAATTTTATTACAGGCCGGTTTTCAGCAGGAAGTACAGGTTTTTAGCCATTATGCAGTATGTAACCTATTAGTTTGTACACGACAAAGCTTTATACCAGAATAG